The following are from one region of the Brienomyrus brachyistius isolate T26 chromosome 13, BBRACH_0.4, whole genome shotgun sequence genome:
- the ces2b gene encoding carboxylesterase 5A has protein sequence MAAQVSSSICIAACLLLLSSSFVEADGPVVSTKYGTLKGKYLKVKGTERVVHTYLAVPFAKPPLGSLRLAPPQPPAAWEGELDATQQPYLCIQDREFIISLLKNTSMDMEVPEVSEDCLYLNIYTPVKPTEGTELPVMVWIHGGGFLLAGASVFDGSALAAYENVVVVLIQYRLGLLGFFSTGDEHAPGNIGLLDQVAALQWVQENIQSFGGDPKSVTIFGESAGGVSVSLQTLSPLSAGLFHRVIAESGTARMTMLLNSNPLPVAQLLANMSGCDISSPKQIVDCIMQKSEEDLIKLQEQAKTISCGITVDGVFLPKPVEEIFRTQGFHKVPFMTGVTNQEFGWTLANYLGPAGWEKGLDREQILPFLSFLYPEGADQWMNELIVDEYLRTSKDRSTNRDLWLELMGDVMFAIPAIESANFHRDAGVPVYLYEFQHAPSLLRDRRPNFIKSDHGDDLFFVFGAPFCQGHIHFSGTLTEEEEQLSKAVMAYFGNFARTGSPNGDDLVPWPEYGQSEEYLEIGLKIRTGRRLKANRYTFLTKTLPEKIRVQWEQKDHGEL, from the exons ATGGCAGCGCAAGTCTCTTCCTCCATCTGCATAGCAGCGTGTTTGTTACTTCTGAGCTCATCCTTCGTAGAGGCTGATG GGCCAGTGGTTTCCACCAAATATGGGACTTTGAAGGGTAAATACCTGAAGGTGAAGGGCACAGAGAGAGTGGTGCACACCTACCTGGCTGTGCCGTTTGCTAAACCACCACTGGGGTCTTTGCGGCTGGCCCCTCCTCAGCCCCCTGCAGCATGGGAGGGAGAGCTTGATGCCACCCAACAGCCATACCT GTGTATCCAAGACAGAGAGTTTATCATTTCATTGCTGAAAAATACTTCAATGGACATGGAAGTTCCAGAAGTCTCAGAAGACTGTCTATATCTCAACATATATACTCCAGTTAAACCCACAGAAGGCACAGAATTACCA GTCATGGTGTGGATCCATGGAGGCGGATTTTTGTTGGCTGGAGCATCCGTGTTTGATGGCTCTGCTCTGGCCGCCTACGAGAACGTGGTGGTGGTGCTCATCCAGTATCGTCTGGGACTTCTTGGTTTTTTCAG CACGGGGGATGAACATGCCCCGGGAAACATCGGACTTCTCGACCAGGTGGCTGCACTGCAGTGGGTCCAGGAGAATATCCAGAGTTTTGGGGGAGACCCCAAATCTGTGACCATCTTTGGAGAGTCAGCGGGTGGTGTTAGTGTGTCCCTGCAG ACGCTGTCTCCACTGTCTGCTGGCCTGTTCCACCGTGTCATCGCTGAAAGCGGAACTGCAAGAATGACGATGCTTTTAAATTCCAACCCCCTCCCCGTGGCTCAG CTGCTGGCTAACATGTCAGGCTGTGACATCAGTAGCCCAAAGCAGATTGTAGACTGCATTATGCAAAAGTCTGAAGAGGACCTCATAAAGCTGCAGGAGCAG GCTAAAACGATCAGCTGTGGAATAACCGTAGATGGAGTGTTCCTTCCCAAGCCTGTGGAGGAGATCTTCCGGACGCAGGGGTTCCACAAAGTTCCATTCATGACAGGTGTAACCAACCAGGAGTTTGGCTGGACCCTGGCAAAT TACCTGGgtcctgcaggctgggagaAGGGCTTGGATCGGGAACAGATCCTACCTTTTCTGTCTTTCCTGTACCCTGAG GGTGCAGATCAGTGGATGAATGAGCTGATCGTTGATGAGTACCTGAGAACTTCCAAAGACAGGAGTACCAATCGGGACCTCTGGCTGGAACTGATGGGAGATGTAATGTTTGCCATTCCTGCCATCGAATCGGCCAATTTTCACAGAG ATGCTGGAGTGCCTGTCTACTTGTACGAGTTCCAGCACGCTCCCAGCCTGCTCCGGGACAGGAGGCCGAACTTCATCAAGTCTGACCATGGAGACGACCTCTTCTTCGTGTTTGGGGCCCCCTTCTGTCAGGGGCACATACATTTCTCAG GCACATTAactgaggaggaggagcagctATCCAAAGCAGTAATGGCCTACTTTGGTAACTTTGCTCGAACTGG GTCTCCCAATGGAGATGATCTCGTTCCCTGGCCAGAGTATGGACAGAGTGAGGAGTACCTGGAAATAGGGTTAAAGATCAGGACTGGACGACGCCTCAAAGCAAACCGCTACACGTTCCTGACCAAGACACTCCCAGAAAAGATCAGAGTTCAGTGGGAGCAGAAAGATCATGGCGAGCTGTAA